Proteins encoded by one window of Polaribacter haliotis:
- a CDS encoding DUF4271 domain-containing protein: MLKIIDSERLKAYVFALFNKGFIESEVEEDTSFFNAFYSTLFLFSTTTLALVIYTFLIDQNLLLETSFSSFLYIFVTVVSYFLVKWILEMLLSRLFLIKNTVRFYFVSKFSYFYSISFLLFVLFVITTYSPLNSSFLFYASAVLFFMRLIFHITNNKNLIFSQLFYFILYICAFEIAPLFILFKLML; this comes from the coding sequence GTGTTAAAAATAATAGATTCAGAACGTTTAAAAGCATATGTTTTTGCTTTATTTAATAAGGGTTTTATAGAATCTGAAGTAGAAGAAGACACTTCTTTTTTTAATGCTTTTTACAGCACGCTATTTTTGTTTTCTACAACTACCTTGGCTTTAGTTATTTATACTTTTTTAATTGACCAAAATCTTTTATTAGAAACAAGTTTTTCTTCCTTTTTATACATTTTTGTAACTGTTGTTAGCTATTTTTTGGTAAAATGGATATTAGAAATGCTACTTTCTCGACTTTTTTTAATAAAAAACACAGTCCGATTTTATTTTGTTTCCAAATTCAGTTACTTCTATTCCATTAGCTTTTTACTATTTGTTTTATTTGTAATAACAACTTATAGCCCACTAAATTCTTCTTTTTTATTTTATGCTTCTGCAGTTTTATTTTTTATGAGACTTATTTTTCATATAACAAATAACAAAAACCTGATTTTTAGTCAGTTGTTTTATTTTATTTTGTACATTTGCGCCTTCGAAATAGCACCGCTATTTATACTGTTTAAATTGATGCTTTAA
- a CDS encoding uroporphyrinogen-III synthase has translation MKVKTILVSQPAPKTETSPYFDLSDKQKVKIDFRSFIHVEGIPVKEVRTQKIDFKNFTAIILTSRNAVDYFFKIAEEMRFKVPDDMKYFCQSEAVAYYLQKYVVYRKRKIYVGNRTFPDLMKLIKKHKTESFLLPSSDKLKPLVPEELDKLGVKWTRLDLYRTVISDLSDLEDVFYDILVFFSPSGIESLFQNFPNFKQNNTRIAAFGNSTVKAVTEAGLKCDIEAPSPETPSMTMALDKYIKSVNKK, from the coding sequence ATGAAAGTGAAAACGATTTTAGTATCGCAACCCGCGCCAAAGACAGAAACTTCTCCATATTTTGATTTGTCCGATAAACAGAAAGTAAAGATAGATTTTAGATCTTTTATTCATGTAGAAGGCATACCTGTAAAGGAAGTAAGAACTCAAAAAATAGATTTTAAAAATTTTACTGCAATTATATTAACAAGTAGAAATGCTGTAGATTACTTTTTTAAGATTGCAGAAGAAATGCGTTTTAAAGTGCCAGATGACATGAAATATTTCTGTCAGTCTGAAGCTGTTGCCTATTATTTACAAAAGTATGTTGTTTACAGAAAACGTAAAATTTATGTAGGTAATAGAACATTTCCAGATTTAATGAAGTTGATTAAAAAACATAAAACAGAAAGTTTCTTGTTACCATCTTCAGATAAATTAAAACCATTAGTTCCAGAAGAATTAGATAAATTAGGTGTAAAATGGACACGTTTAGATTTGTACAGAACTGTAATAAGCGATTTGTCTGATTTAGAAGATGTTTTTTACGATATTTTAGTATTTTTTAGTCCCTCTGGAATTGAATCTTTATTTCAAAATTTCCCGAATTTTAAACAAAACAATACTAGAATTGCCGCTTTTGGTAATTCTACTGTAAAAGCAGTTACAGAAGCTGGTTTGAAGTGCGATATTGAAGCGCCATCTCCAGAAACACCTTCTATGACAATGGCTTTAGATAAATATATAAAATCTGTAAATAAGAAGTAA
- the radA gene encoding DNA repair protein RadA yields MAKTKTTFFCQNCGTQHAKWVGQCGACKEWNTIVEEIIQKEEKRVWKQSTTAKQTVNKPLKIADIQLNPEERVVTNNNELDTVLGGGLVKGSVTLLGGEPGIGKSTLLLQVALNISQKVLYVSGEESQSQIKMRAERLDAKNSNCLILTETNTQQIFKNIEETEPEVLVIDSIQTLHTNNIEASPGSISQIRETSAELIKFAKETATPVLLIGHINKEGNIAGPKILEHMVDVVLQFEGDRNHTYRILRSQKNRFGSTSELGIYEMLSTGLREISNPSEILISKKDADLSGTAIASTLEGIRPLMIEIQALVSTAVYGTPQRSTTGYNLKRLHMILAVLEKRAGFKLGAKDVFLNITGGINVDDPAIDLAVVAAILSSNQDIAINPNVCFAAEVGLAGEIRPVSKIDQRILEAEKLGYKTFVASKYNKISSKNHGIKLILVGKIEEAFATLFA; encoded by the coding sequence ATGGCCAAAACCAAAACAACTTTTTTCTGTCAAAATTGTGGAACGCAACATGCAAAATGGGTTGGACAATGTGGCGCTTGTAAAGAATGGAATACCATTGTTGAAGAAATTATTCAAAAAGAAGAAAAGCGTGTTTGGAAACAATCTACAACAGCAAAACAAACCGTAAATAAACCTTTAAAAATTGCTGATATTCAGCTAAACCCAGAAGAAAGAGTTGTTACCAACAACAACGAATTAGACACAGTTTTGGGAGGTGGTTTGGTGAAAGGTTCTGTAACACTTTTGGGTGGAGAACCAGGTATTGGAAAATCGACTTTATTATTGCAAGTTGCATTAAATATAAGTCAGAAAGTATTGTATGTTTCTGGAGAGGAAAGTCAATCTCAAATAAAAATGAGAGCCGAAAGATTAGATGCAAAAAATTCTAATTGTTTAATTCTTACAGAAACAAATACACAGCAAATCTTCAAAAATATTGAGGAAACAGAACCCGAAGTTTTAGTAATCGATTCTATACAAACTTTACACACCAATAATATTGAAGCTTCTCCAGGAAGTATTTCTCAAATAAGAGAAACTTCTGCAGAGTTGATAAAATTTGCCAAAGAAACTGCAACTCCAGTTTTATTAATTGGTCATATAAACAAAGAAGGGAACATTGCTGGACCTAAAATTTTAGAACACATGGTAGATGTTGTTTTACAATTTGAAGGCGATAGAAACCATACTTATAGAATTTTAAGAAGTCAAAAAAACAGATTTGGTTCCACATCCGAATTAGGAATTTACGAGATGCTTTCCACTGGTTTAAGAGAAATATCTAATCCGTCTGAAATTTTAATTTCTAAAAAAGACGCAGATTTAAGTGGAACTGCCATTGCAAGTACATTAGAAGGAATTAGACCTTTAATGATTGAGATTCAGGCATTGGTTTCTACTGCTGTTTATGGAACGCCACAACGTTCTACAACTGGTTACAATCTAAAACGTTTACATATGATTTTGGCTGTTTTAGAAAAGAGAGCTGGTTTTAAATTAGGCGCAAAAGATGTATTTTTAAATATTACAGGAGGTATAAATGTAGACGATCCTGCAATTGATTTGGCTGTTGTTGCTGCAATATTATCATCTAACCAAGATATTGCTATTAACCCAAATGTGTGTTTTGCAGCAGAAGTTGGTTTGGCTGGAGAAATTAGACCGGTTTCTAAAATAGACCAACGTATTTTAGAAGCAGAGAAATTGGGTTACAAAACCTTTGTTGCATCAAAATACAACAAGATATCTTCTAAAAACCATGGAATAAAGCTAATTTTAGTTGGTAAAATTGAGGAAGCTTTTGCGACTCTGTTTGCTTAA
- a CDS encoding lysylphosphatidylglycerol synthase transmembrane domain-containing protein, with translation MDIKKILKIILPLALGGFLVWYSLSAISLETLGKYFKEANYSWIFLGLFFGILSHLSRAYRWKFMLEPLGFKPRFTNSVLAVLVGYLVNLALPRAGEISRATVMANYEKIPFEKGFGTIVAERIADLIMMLSIVAITLFVQFDFIYELLTKNFDPSKIIIGLTILVIGFFIFRFYVKKATSGFLLKIKTFVYGLIEGVTSIFKMKNKWAFIFHTVFIWAMYVAMFWATIPAIEGLEVPIGGILIGFIAGGFSIAATNGGIGLYPVAVAGALALFGIATEPATAFGWIMWTAQTAMIVIFGGLAFLILPIYNKEK, from the coding sequence TTGGACATTAAAAAAATCTTAAAAATTATATTACCTCTCGCTTTGGGAGGTTTTTTAGTTTGGTATTCTTTGTCAGCAATTTCTTTAGAAACTTTAGGGAAATATTTTAAAGAAGCCAACTATAGTTGGATTTTCCTTGGCTTATTTTTCGGAATTTTAAGTCATTTATCACGAGCATACAGATGGAAATTTATGTTAGAGCCTTTAGGTTTTAAACCAAGATTTACCAATAGTGTTTTAGCAGTTTTAGTCGGTTATTTAGTAAATTTAGCTTTGCCAAGAGCAGGAGAAATTTCTAGAGCAACTGTAATGGCAAACTACGAGAAAATACCGTTTGAAAAAGGTTTTGGAACCATTGTAGCAGAAAGAATAGCAGATTTAATAATGATGCTTTCCATAGTTGCAATTACACTTTTTGTACAATTCGATTTTATTTATGAGCTTTTAACAAAAAACTTCGATCCATCTAAAATAATTATTGGTTTAACAATTTTAGTAATCGGTTTTTTCATTTTTAGATTTTATGTAAAAAAAGCAACTTCAGGTTTTTTACTTAAAATTAAAACCTTTGTATATGGTTTAATTGAAGGCGTTACAAGCATCTTTAAAATGAAAAATAAATGGGCTTTTATTTTTCATACCGTTTTTATTTGGGCAATGTATGTTGCAATGTTTTGGGCAACTATTCCTGCAATTGAAGGTTTAGAAGTTCCAATTGGTGGCATTTTAATCGGTTTTATTGCTGGTGGCTTTTCTATTGCTGCAACAAATGGCGGAATTGGCTTATATCCTGTTGCTGTTGCTGGGGCTTTGGCTTTATTCGGAATCGCAACAGAACCTGCAACTGCATTTGGTTGGATTATGTGGACTGCCCAAACAGCCATGATTGTTATTTTTGGAGGTTTAGCGTTTTTAATTCTTCCTATTTATAACAAAGAAAAATAA
- the panD gene encoding aspartate 1-decarboxylase: protein MLVQVVKSKIHRVKVTGADLNYIGSITIDEDLMDAAGIIEGERVQIVNNNNGNRLETYAIPGPRGSGEITLNGAASRLVAVGDVLILIVYAFMELEEAKVFKPQLVFPNEKDNTLT from the coding sequence ATGTTAGTACAAGTTGTAAAATCGAAAATCCATCGTGTAAAAGTTACAGGTGCAGATTTAAATTATATAGGAAGCATAACCATAGATGAAGATTTAATGGATGCTGCAGGGATTATTGAAGGTGAACGCGTTCAAATTGTGAATAACAATAACGGAAATCGTTTAGAGACTTATGCAATTCCTGGCCCAAGAGGCAGTGGAGAAATCACTTTAAATGGTGCAGCTTCTCGTTTAGTTGCTGTTGGCGATGTTTTAATCTTAATCGTTTATGCTTTTATGGAATTAGAAGAAGCAAAAGTTTTTAAACCTCAATTGGTTTTTCCTAACGAAAAAGACAATACACTTACCTAA
- the panC gene encoding pantoate--beta-alanine ligase, with product MKKFYNKKDLKGCLLKYKSNNKTIGFVPTMGALHEGHLSLIKKAKEKNDVVVVSIFVNPTQFDNEEDLKKYPKTIENDIKLLESVSCDVLFSPSVEEIYAKNIVSKKFNFDGLEHQMEGKFRDGHFDGVGTIVKALFEIVEPDKAYFGQKDFQQLQIIKKMVKKNNLPLKIKGCPIFREKDGLAMSSRNTRLTEEHREIAPFIFKTLKKVKKKFYKKEISEINEWVENQFKKQPLLELEYFTIAEEKTLESAETKESNKKYRAFIAVFAGKIRLIDNIRLKN from the coding sequence ATGAAAAAATTCTATAACAAAAAAGACTTAAAAGGCTGTCTTTTAAAGTATAAAAGCAATAATAAAACCATTGGCTTTGTACCAACAATGGGCGCTTTACACGAAGGGCATTTGTCTTTAATTAAAAAAGCAAAAGAAAAAAACGATGTTGTTGTAGTAAGTATTTTTGTAAATCCTACACAATTTGACAATGAAGAAGACCTTAAAAAGTACCCGAAAACAATCGAAAATGACATAAAGTTATTAGAATCTGTTTCTTGCGACGTGTTATTTTCTCCTTCTGTTGAAGAAATTTATGCTAAAAACATTGTATCTAAAAAGTTCAATTTTGATGGTTTAGAACATCAAATGGAGGGAAAATTTAGAGATGGTCATTTCGATGGTGTTGGAACCATCGTAAAAGCATTATTCGAAATTGTTGAGCCTGACAAAGCTTATTTTGGGCAAAAAGATTTTCAACAATTGCAAATCATCAAAAAAATGGTGAAGAAAAACAATCTTCCTTTAAAAATTAAAGGTTGCCCAATTTTCAGAGAAAAAGATGGTTTAGCGATGAGTTCTAGAAACACTCGTTTAACAGAAGAACATAGAGAAATTGCACCTTTTATTTTTAAAACCTTAAAAAAAGTTAAAAAGAAATTTTATAAGAAAGAAATTTCTGAAATTAACGAATGGGTAGAAAATCAATTTAAAAAACAACCTTTATTAGAATTAGAATACTTTACAATTGCTGAAGAAAAAACATTAGAATCAGCAGAAACTAAAGAATCTAATAAAAAATACAGAGCTTTTATTGCAGTATTTGCAGGAAAAATAAGATTGATTGATAACATTCGTCTAAAAAATTAA
- a CDS encoding glycogen/starch synthase yields the protein MKDKRILFVSSEVVPYLPETELSSTAFNAAKNAHSKGVQTRIFMPRFGVINERRHQLHEVIRLSGMNLVVNDMDMPLIIKVASIPKERMQVYFIDNEEYFKRKAVFTDEDDQLFPDNDERAIFFAKGVIETVKKLNWAPDIIHVHGWLASLLPLYLREYYNEEPLFTESKIVTSIYNDTFENTLNEGLSDKVKFDLGDASKTETIKIPNHTNILKSAIENSDAIIHGSETISEDLSSFIEGKDIPVLEFQSENFKESYLNFYADLITAN from the coding sequence ATGAAGGACAAGAGAATATTATTTGTTTCATCGGAAGTAGTACCCTACTTACCAGAAACAGAATTATCGTCAACTGCTTTTAATGCTGCGAAAAATGCACATTCTAAAGGAGTGCAAACTAGAATTTTTATGCCAAGGTTTGGTGTTATTAATGAACGTAGACACCAATTACACGAAGTAATTCGTCTTTCTGGAATGAATTTGGTTGTTAACGATATGGACATGCCATTAATTATTAAGGTTGCTTCTATCCCAAAAGAAAGAATGCAGGTTTATTTTATCGATAACGAAGAATATTTCAAGAGAAAAGCCGTTTTTACAGATGAAGATGATCAACTTTTTCCAGACAACGATGAAAGAGCAATCTTTTTCGCGAAAGGAGTTATCGAAACTGTTAAAAAATTAAATTGGGCACCAGATATTATTCATGTTCATGGATGGTTAGCCTCTTTGTTACCTTTGTATTTAAGGGAATATTATAATGAAGAACCATTATTTACAGAAAGTAAAATAGTAACATCTATTTATAACGATACTTTCGAGAATACGTTAAATGAAGGTTTGTCGGATAAAGTAAAGTTCGATTTAGGGGATGCTTCGAAAACGGAAACTATTAAAATACCTAACCATACCAATATATTAAAAAGTGCCATTGAAAATTCCGACGCAATTATTCATGGTAGCGAAACGATTTCCGAAGATTTATCTTCTTTTATTGAAGGAAAAGATATTCCTGTATTAGAATTTCAATCGGAGAATTTTAAAGAAAGTTATTTGAATTTTTATGCTGATTTAATAACAGCAAACTAA
- a CDS encoding DUF4270 family protein, which translates to MVKNSIRKTTQVGVLFLLFAGIISCEKDFTDIGTGVVSNTKFTTHDTILEVLVSNAPIENVRADGLDLGSQTFFGRQGQYLLGVHSSSEYEKIEASIISQISINTELNLNSYANPDELDFETSVDTAFLRLPYQATLVSNEGLPNYTLDSIIGNKSVPFTLNVYELDTYLNTLNPSDPSKRNSFLSDESYQLKPDLLNEVENMDFVPTTKDTLLILKRSNSKGEFFETDTIRYTSSANSTIPLPMAIIPLKKSFVKEVFLDNYGSSNFDSQNAFNNYFRGIKIEAKEKANDGGSLISFNLSNSSLLSAIDVYYTNTYFKKNSTEIDTVIKVNHSFQLGGIINSKYNMSNRVYPVNNQVKIQGAAGSEAKVEILQGSQLADLKAKNWLINDASLTFYINQNVDTTAAPSRLYIYKRGEDATSNPIVSQIKDVLSEGNISFGGSVLRENKKIDRYRFRITDYISDLLSGETSYSPPLRLKVFNLSDLPTSLKDSQISLNDTIFKQYNWNPKAVTLFNGDISANGVRRAQLKISYTKKK; encoded by the coding sequence ATGGTTAAAAATAGTATTAGAAAAACAACACAAGTAGGTGTTTTGTTTTTATTATTTGCAGGAATAATATCTTGTGAAAAAGATTTTACAGATATAGGAACAGGTGTTGTAAGCAATACCAAATTTACAACTCACGATACAATTTTAGAGGTTTTAGTCTCTAATGCTCCTATAGAAAATGTTAGAGCAGATGGTTTAGATTTAGGTAGTCAAACCTTTTTTGGACGACAAGGACAGTATTTATTAGGAGTACACTCTAGTAGCGAATATGAAAAAATAGAAGCATCTATTATTTCTCAAATAAGCATTAATACAGAATTAAATTTAAATTCTTATGCAAATCCAGATGAACTAGATTTCGAAACAAGTGTAGATACAGCTTTTCTAAGATTGCCATACCAAGCAACTTTAGTATCTAATGAAGGTTTACCAAATTATACTTTAGATTCTATAATTGGGAACAAATCTGTTCCTTTTACATTAAATGTGTATGAGTTGGACACATACTTAAATACATTAAATCCTTCGGATCCTTCAAAAAGAAATAGTTTTTTGTCCGATGAAAGTTATCAATTAAAACCTGATCTTTTAAATGAAGTTGAAAACATGGATTTTGTTCCAACAACTAAAGACACATTATTAATTCTAAAAAGAAGTAATAGTAAAGGCGAGTTTTTTGAAACAGATACCATTCGATATACAAGTAGTGCAAACTCTACCATTCCTTTACCAATGGCAATTATTCCATTAAAAAAGAGTTTTGTAAAAGAAGTTTTTTTAGATAATTATGGGTCTTCTAATTTCGATTCTCAAAATGCATTTAACAATTACTTTAGAGGAATAAAAATCGAAGCTAAAGAAAAAGCAAATGATGGTGGCTCCCTTATTTCCTTTAATTTATCAAATTCAAGTTTATTATCTGCAATTGATGTTTATTATACAAATACTTATTTTAAAAAGAATAGTACAGAAATAGATACTGTTATAAAAGTAAATCATTCCTTTCAATTAGGAGGTATTATTAATAGTAAGTATAATATGTCTAATAGAGTTTATCCAGTAAATAATCAGGTTAAAATACAAGGTGCTGCAGGTTCAGAGGCTAAAGTGGAAATTTTACAAGGATCTCAATTGGCAGATTTAAAAGCTAAAAACTGGCTAATTAACGATGCTTCTTTAACATTTTACATTAATCAGAATGTAGATACAACAGCAGCTCCAAGTAGATTATATATATATAAAAGAGGAGAAGATGCTACTTCAAACCCAATTGTAAGTCAAATAAAAGATGTTCTTTCTGAAGGTAATATATCTTTTGGAGGTAGTGTTTTAAGAGAAAATAAAAAAATAGATCGCTATCGTTTTAGAATTACAGATTATATTTCTGACTTATTAAGTGGAGAAACTAGTTATTCGCCTCCTTTAAGATTAAAAGTTTTTAATCTTTCAGATTTACCAACTTCTTTAAAAGATAGCCAGATTTCTCTAAACGATACTATTTTTAAACAATATAATTGGAATCCTAAAGCAGTAACTCTTTTTAATGGAGATATATCTGCAAATGGAGTAAGAAGAGCACAACTAAAAATTTCATATACCAAGAAAAAATAG
- the glmS gene encoding glutamine--fructose-6-phosphate transaminase (isomerizing) — translation MCGITGYIGFRDAYPIVINGLKRLEYRGYDSAGIMMYDGDKIHLSKTKGKVSDLELITEKEQERKNGNIGMGHTRWATHGVPNDVNSHPHYSQSGDLVIVHNGIIENYDTLRKELITRGYTFKSDTDTEVLVNFIEEVKKQEGCKLGQAVQLALKNVIGAYAIAVFDKTKPNEIIVARLGSPIAIGVGKDNSEFFVASDASPFIEYTKDAIYLEDEEMAIIKLGKGIKVRKINDDSLVDANIQELQLSLEQIEKGGYDHFMLKEIYEQPKAILDTYRGRMLADEGIIRMAGIDDNMNKFLNAERIIIVACGTSWHGGLVGEYLIEEFARIPVEVEYASEFRYRNPIVTSKDIVIAISQSGETADTLAAIKLAKSKGAFVFGICNVVGSSIARETHAGAYTHAGPEIGVASTKAFTTQITVLTLIALKLASKKGELSKPELRSLLQKMQLIPGKIEALLKIDDKVKEIAAVYKDAPNCLYLGRGFNFPVALEGALKLKEISYIHAEGYPAAEMKHGPIALIDENMPIVVIATNKGHYEKVVSNIQEIKSRSGKIIAIVTEGDTQVKEIADHVIEIPETEEALTPLLTTIPLQLLSYHIAVMLGKNVDQPRNLAKSVTVE, via the coding sequence ATGTGTGGAATCACAGGCTATATAGGCTTTAGAGATGCCTATCCAATCGTTATTAACGGTTTAAAAAGGTTAGAATACAGAGGATATGACAGTGCTGGAATAATGATGTACGATGGAGATAAAATTCATCTGTCAAAAACAAAAGGAAAAGTATCCGATTTAGAGTTAATTACCGAAAAAGAACAAGAAAGAAAAAATGGAAACATTGGAATGGGGCATACACGTTGGGCGACACATGGTGTACCAAATGATGTAAATTCTCATCCTCATTACTCTCAAAGTGGAGATTTAGTAATTGTTCATAATGGAATTATTGAAAATTACGATACTTTAAGAAAAGAATTAATTACTAGAGGATATACTTTTAAAAGTGATACAGATACAGAAGTTCTTGTAAATTTTATTGAAGAAGTTAAAAAACAAGAAGGCTGTAAATTAGGGCAAGCAGTTCAATTAGCTCTAAAAAATGTAATTGGAGCTTATGCAATTGCAGTTTTCGATAAAACCAAACCAAACGAAATTATTGTTGCACGTTTAGGAAGTCCAATTGCTATTGGAGTTGGTAAAGACAATTCAGAATTTTTTGTTGCTTCAGACGCTTCACCATTCATAGAATATACTAAAGATGCTATTTATCTGGAAGATGAAGAAATGGCAATTATTAAATTAGGCAAAGGAATTAAAGTTCGTAAGATAAATGACGATTCTTTAGTAGATGCAAATATCCAAGAATTACAATTAAGCCTAGAGCAGATAGAAAAAGGTGGTTACGACCATTTTATGTTAAAAGAAATATATGAGCAACCAAAAGCTATTTTAGATACCTATCGTGGAAGAATGTTGGCAGACGAAGGCATTATTAGAATGGCTGGTATAGATGACAACATGAACAAATTCTTAAATGCAGAAAGAATAATCATAGTTGCTTGTGGTACATCTTGGCATGGAGGTTTAGTAGGAGAATACTTAATTGAAGAATTTGCAAGGATTCCTGTTGAGGTAGAATATGCATCTGAATTTAGATACAGAAACCCAATTGTAACTTCTAAAGATATTGTAATTGCTATTTCGCAATCTGGTGAAACTGCAGATACTTTAGCGGCAATTAAGTTAGCGAAGTCTAAAGGAGCATTTGTATTTGGTATTTGTAATGTTGTTGGTTCTTCTATTGCAAGAGAAACTCATGCAGGTGCATACACACATGCAGGACCAGAAATAGGTGTTGCATCCACAAAAGCTTTTACAACTCAAATTACTGTTTTAACATTAATCGCCTTAAAATTGGCATCTAAAAAAGGAGAACTTTCTAAGCCAGAACTTAGGTCTCTTTTACAAAAGATGCAATTAATCCCTGGAAAAATAGAAGCACTTTTAAAAATAGACGATAAGGTTAAAGAAATTGCAGCAGTTTATAAAGATGCTCCAAATTGTTTATACTTAGGTAGAGGTTTTAACTTTCCTGTGGCTTTAGAAGGTGCTTTAAAGTTGAAAGAAATTTCTTACATCCATGCAGAAGGATACCCTGCAGCAGAAATGAAACATGGTCCTATTGCTTTAATTGACGAGAATATGCCAATTGTTGTAATTGCAACAAATAAAGGACATTACGAAAAAGTAGTAAGTAACATTCAAGAAATTAAATCGAGATCAGGAAAAATTATTGCAATCGTTACAGAAGGAGATACACAAGTAAAAGAAATTGCAGATCATGTAATTGAAATTCCAGAAACAGAAGAAGCTTTAACCCCTCTTTTAACTACGATTCCTTTACAATTACTTTCTTACCACATTGCAGTAATGTTAGGTAAAAATGTAGATCAACCAAGAAATTTAGCAAAATCTGTTACTGTAGAATAG
- a CDS encoding NAD(P)/FAD-dependent oxidoreductase yields the protein MNFDSLIIGGGVSGMQCALVLGSAKNKAFATDKNIGIIIHQKASHLQNALFNNVIGILPNKLGSDILIEGKAQISSLYPHIAQIENEKVISIKEFNDGFKITTNKDNYFSKIVVVALNYSKPFTIEGLDSFVMPHQKSNPEKDRIQLRNNNHLIKEGLYCCGTIAGWRSQFAIAAGSGASVATDILTLWNNGNHTKVHDKIS from the coding sequence ATGAATTTTGATTCGTTAATTATTGGTGGTGGTGTTTCTGGAATGCAATGTGCGCTAGTTTTAGGTTCTGCAAAAAACAAAGCTTTTGCTACCGATAAAAACATTGGTATTATTATACACCAAAAAGCATCTCATTTGCAAAATGCGTTGTTTAATAATGTAATAGGCATACTTCCTAATAAATTAGGAAGTGATATTTTAATTGAAGGAAAAGCACAAATATCATCTTTATATCCTCATATTGCTCAAATAGAAAACGAGAAAGTAATTTCTATTAAAGAGTTTAATGATGGTTTTAAAATTACGACTAATAAAGACAATTATTTTTCTAAAATTGTTGTTGTTGCTTTAAATTACTCAAAACCATTTACCATAGAAGGTTTAGATTCTTTTGTAATGCCACATCAAAAATCGAATCCTGAGAAAGATAGAATTCAGCTTAGAAATAATAATCATCTAATTAAAGAAGGTTTGTACTGTTGTGGAACTATCGCTGGTTGGCGAAGTCAGTTTGCAATTGCAGCTGGAAGTGGTGCTTCTGTAGCTACAGATATTCTAACACTTTGGAATAATGGAAATCATACCAAAGTTCATGATAAAATCTCATAA
- a CDS encoding MarC family protein, translating into MKFNPKEILTAFMVLFAVIDIVGNIPIIIDLRKKVGHIQSEKASLIAGVIMVFFLFLGQSLLSLIGIDVNSFAVAGSFILFFIALEMILGITLYKDDASSGTITATVFPLAFPLIAGPGSLTTLLSLRAEFAIENIIVAVLLNVIVIYAVLKTSSKIERLIGPTGIQIIRKVFGVILLAISVKLFAQNIKALFI; encoded by the coding sequence ATGAAATTTAATCCGAAAGAAATATTAACTGCATTTATGGTATTGTTTGCAGTTATAGATATTGTAGGAAACATACCTATTATTATAGATTTACGTAAAAAAGTAGGTCATATTCAGTCTGAAAAAGCTTCTTTAATTGCAGGTGTAATTATGGTTTTCTTTTTATTTTTAGGACAAAGTTTATTGAGTTTAATTGGTATTGACGTAAATTCTTTTGCAGTTGCAGGTTCTTTTATTTTGTTTTTTATTGCCTTAGAAATGATTTTAGGAATTACGCTTTATAAAGATGATGCAAGTTCTGGAACCATTACAGCTACTGTTTTTCCATTGGCTTTCCCTTTAATTGCAGGTCCAGGTAGTTTAACAACTTTACTTTCTTTAAGAGCAGAGTTTGCAATAGAAAATATAATTGTAGCAGTACTTTTAAATGTTATTGTTATTTATGCAGTTTTAAAAACATCTTCTAAAATAGAACGTTTAATTGGTCCAACAGGAATACAAATTATAAGAAAAGTTTTTGGTGTAATTTTATTAGCAATTTCAGTAAAATTATTTGCACAAAATATTAAAGCCCTATTTATTTAA